In the Triticum aestivum cultivar Chinese Spring chromosome 2B, IWGSC CS RefSeq v2.1, whole genome shotgun sequence genome, atgcgtagacggacgaagacgaagttgacgaagcgccgaccaggcttgccagacccggggacacgtcgtggatgaaggcacgcatcggtgttgccagcaccgggcatgcgtagacgagggacctgcacgagctgtacgccatgtcggagaagtcggaggggccagcagagaagaactcgacgacaaTTGCGGCGTCTATCGGCGcagggccgatgtcaccaacggtggtcgaagtagacgaagtggtcggggtagatgacggcgacgctggcgatgggctggtgcttggacgaagacgaaggggattggacgggcggcggcggcggctacaaaggtagcggcagcggcggccaaagaagagccgCCGTGGCGgcctgacgacggcggcggcggctaggttaggagtgtggcagcggtgctcgaagtaggcgaagaaccctgacagtgtgacgaagaccggcgcggacggtggcgttcccgcgccaagggtgacggcgcgacgcataccacgggaggtcgacgcgcggtgacagcggcgtggaccgcgggccgcggcgctacggcccgaaggggcgtcgcagcggcggcaggcgggcctgggtgacggcgggaagacctcggggcggcggcggggaccgcgttcCGCAGTGCTACAGCTCGAAGAGGTGGTGTAGCGGCGGCTCGcaggtcggtgcaaccgcggggatggcctcgggcggcggcggtgaccgCATGCCGGAGCTTTACAGCCCGAAGAGGCGGTGTAGCGGAGGCTCGCAGGTCGGGGCAGCCGACGGGAAGACCTCGAGCGGCAACGCAGCGGCCCGTAGGGACGACGCGATGGCAACCTGTGGCTCGATCGGCGGTAGGCGCGTGCTCGGGGACGTGCTTGGTGAAGACAGGCGCGTGATCGGTTGATCAGATCGACGACGCCGCTGTATGCGCCATGGCGGGGACGACGCGCAGATCGGAGTCGATGGCGACGTTATCGGTGATGTCCCGGGCGATGATGACGAAGACAGACCGGCGATGGAGACCGCGCGGACGAGCGGCCGGCAGCGACGCACGAAGGCATCCCTTGGGCGGCGCGTCCAGCCTTGCCGCGCGGTTGATGACGAAGCAGCCGGTGAAATCAACGCcgatgtcggagtagaggcgcgggggtcgacgacgacggcgggcgacgcaaaccggatcacatAGACCGGAAAACCCAAAAGGAGACGCCGGTCAAAGTgaccggcgagagagagaaaacccggatcaaaggatcgggaaaaagactctctagggcagccggtcgacacgaccggcggacgaaccctaggtacgggcagcgcggcccccggcggcggtcatggaggccgaccgccccgggggcggcgcgtggGTGcgaaagcggcggcggctagggtttggatcgtGATTAggttgataccatgttagaagggagggAGAGGAattgttgcggaatatgatggatgtattactgagcctcgagggcgagtatatattgagtacaagacttggagggtaagacgcctctcctagagataaggtaggaatcctaaactaccaaatacatgtaacccaaatatatctctaacacatCTGATACAAAAAGCTAACTAAATTTAGAGCCACATATTTGATTAAAATGATCAATCTTGGGGCCATCTTCGGGGGTCCATATGTCCACCACGTCGGCGTTTGACAATCTAGATCCACCCCAAAACTCACTTCGTGTTCAAAATTGTTGCCACGTTCACACCGGCTACCGACTTGACACCTACCTTCATTCACACCAGCTACCGGCCTTGCCGCATTCATGGCCAGTTAGTCGGTGAGGCGCCTGAGAAGCCTACCCAACTATTTAAATAGCCAGTCGACCACTCCCAAACCCTACCTTCCATTCTTCCCATTCTTCCCATCATGTCGACGTCGGCTGAGCCGCCTAGTTCATCATCAGCCGTCCGTCGTCGCTACTCTGAGGACCTGGATCACCTATTACAAGATGTTGACGTTCGTGCACTGCGGACACCCGATGCCAGGCCCGCATTGCGACAGACCAACAAGGAAGGCAACCGCATgtccatggcggaggtggcggaggaggaggaggtgatggtCGTTGACGATGTCGTTCCAGCTGGCGGTCAAGATGACATCTTCTACATGGAGCAACCGGAGGTGGAGGGCGGGAATGATGCTGCCGTCGCACCGCTCGTTGATGCACCGGAGCTCATCGACTGATCGACGTGAACAGGACAGTCTACACATCCATGCAAAGTGCAAGTACGGTCCTGTGCGAGCGCCATCTTGTCCGCATCAACTAGTCGCGGCATGTACTCCTCTTCGTACAGCTCGAGGCCTAGAACGACGAACCGCTAGAGCAGCACGACAATGATGCCAAAGAGGTACACGTTTATGGCCCCGACTAGTTCGCGCTGGCCGCCAACTATGACGAGGCCGCCGGCTCCAGCGGGGGGTCGGCAACCGCACCGATTGGGAGGAGTAGAATTTATTATAGTAGTTTTTAGTTGTTTAGGGAGCTTTTGCATGGTAAAATACCTACGAAGTATGAATCAACGTTGAACGACTCGGTGTCCATTGGATGGCATCCTCCTCGCTTGATATTTAACATAtgaatgaactactccctccgtcttaaaatgtaagacgttttttgacactacattagtgtcaagaaacgtcttacattatggaacggagggagtagctagtaTGAATCAACATTGAACGACTCGGTCTCTGCCTTGTTTGAGGGATAGGTCTGGATGGGATCCGTCTATCTCGATTTCTGAGGACACGTCCGTAAGTGTCAACGAACACTTGGTGGCTTCTATGTGGTGATTGTCTTTGGAGATACCCTTATGCCACATGCCATGTTGACTGACTCATCCTTTTTGGAAAAGAAATGCTCACATTTTATATTAAAATAGTTTGATGAAATTATAAATAAATCTTTAGAAATTTCTAAAAATGTAGTGAATTtgcaaaaatgtttgtgaatttagaAAATAATCCCGAGTTGAATTTTTTTCGCAAATTCAAAAAGGATTCCTGAGTTTAAAAATATGTTCGCAAATCTAAAAAACTTCATGATTTGCAAAAAGTTTGCAcattttagaaaaaaaattcatgaatctTAAAAAGTCCTGTAAATTATAAGATTTCAAATTTAACAATAATAATTAACATTTTAAACTATAATAacaaattctaaaaatgttcatggTCTAAAAAATCATAAAATGCAAAGCAATCACGATTTTTTTTGAACTTCCATAAATTTTGATACAAGGTAGtagaaaaacaaaggaaaaaagcaTTCAAAAAAATAATAAATAGGAAAAAATAACAAATGCAAACGAGACGAAAGAAACGAAAACGAAAAAGCCACAGGTGCAGTGACCGGTGATCATTCGTTTTCATTCGTTGGCATCAGCCGCGTTATGCGCGAACCAAAATTGGATCCATGGATGTCTTAGCTTGATCATGAGAACCGGCAGCCGGTACGTTGATCCATGTGATGAAGATAGCGGCAGCGAGGCAACCACGGCGATGATCTCCATTTGATGGATGATCACATTGAACACAATATCATGACACTAAGTTATGATGCATGTGATGTTTGAAGGGCGAATGCAACGAATGAGAACCTGCTGCCTCTGATGAAATGACTATTCGGCAACCCTAATCCGATTGGTCTCAACACCGTCTGGCCCTGTTCGGTGACGTGAGGCCGGTTTTCAGGTTACCATACACTCCCCTTCATCTTGAGAAGAGGGTGGAGTTTGTTCGAATTGTCGAAGCTATCGAACAGGAGAATCGGATTCTGGATGACGATGATTTCGTGTTGATCAGTAGGTATTGAATAATCAAGCTCATTGTGCTATGGCCAATGTATGTTGCGGAACGGCGGTAATGTCACAGTGCCGTTTGCAGTTTTTCCTTTTAGACGCTTCATTTGTTCACCCGTCATTTGTTGATCTTTCTTGTGATTGGAAGCTGGAATTCGATTTGGAACATGTTTGGTTTCTTCCTACCTTGTGATGCCAGTTCCAGTGAGACATGAGAACAACCTGAGACATGTACAATCGGGTTGTTACGTGTTGATGTTTTGCACCAAATTCAGGCATTGCTCGGAGTCTAGTCAATCCACTATTCGCTGCCCTTCCTCTTAAGTTGGTGCGCACGTTACATCCACATGTCATCACTTGGTATCAACAGCGAAATGGCGCTGGATTTTGGGTGGAGCTAAGCCATGGCTGGATAGAAATGGCACATGAAATTCCCAACCTTTTGACTGGAGTGGGCTAGCTTAGATGTTTGAAAGGGGCAACAGGTGTAGGTCAACCCTTTTCACgtgtcccccgcaaaaaaaaaaaaaccttttCACGTGTCGAAGAACATGCGTGGTGGGATACTGCTCCACTAACAGAGGCAAGTCAACAACCGGCCGTTGCGACGGAAGATGAGCGTGCACACATGCGGAGATGATATGTTTACACCTACCTGGAGGTGGGAGAGTTCAGAGGTGCCCTgccggcgctgctgctgctgctttcgaTGCAGCTGACCCGTCGTCTCCCACCTGGAACTGCTAAAACGAAACAAAAAAGATGTTGAGTTGCGATGTTTGGTTTTGAGACTTACAAATACGTAGTGTTTTGAGACTTACAGATAGTGAACATGGATGCTGGACGTGTTTGTGCATTGTCCGGAAGTGGTCCAACTTGGGGGGAGGTGCTCTCGGACTCCCAAAGTCCCAAGTGGCCTCTAAACTAAACAAGAAACCCAAAGGAGAATCTGAGCTGCCACTCCCGGTACAGATCTCCTCCTCTTCCATAAATCAACCACGAAACCACAACCATTCTCCATGGAAGACAAAGGCACGGCCCAGCGAGTCCCACGCTGTCCCACTCTTGTCGCCTGGCCTTTTTCCTCGGTAGCATAGCCTTACcgttgccggagatgaggagcTTGACGACGTCTCTCGtggcggcgctgctgctgctgtcgGCGCGAGCAGCTGTGGCAGAGCCGTCGACTGCCACCCCGGCACCTACCGCCTGTGACGACAATTACTCGTGCCCGGAGGGCACGACCTGCTGCTGCATCTATCGGCAGGGCGACGATTGCTTCACCTGGACCTGCTGCCCGCTCCAGGGCACCACCTGCTGCGACGACAGCTACAGCTGCTGCCCCCATGACTACGGCTTCTGCAACACCAATCTTGGAACCTGCCTCATGGTATCATATAGATCAGCTGACCATTCATGGTATCATATAACTAGTGAGGGTTAGTTTCAGTTATCTAACTTGTTTTGTTGCTTGATGATGAACACAGGGCCAGGACAGCCCGCTGTCAGTGAAGGCTCTGAAGCGTACCATGGCCAAGCCGCATTGGGCTTTCTCGTCAGGACCCAAGACTACCATGTCTGAATCTACCCAAGAATTCGAAACTTGCTACAACAGTGATCAGATCTCTAGCATATTATAAAGGTCTAGTGAACGGCTGGGATATTATGAAGGACAATCTGACAGCATAGATtcagttttctcttttttttttgagaaaagtttTTTCTCTTTTAGCTTTCACCTTCAGATGTCCTTCATTTTTAACTAACTACCTTTTACTTTTACCACAATGATTCGTCTTGTGGATATAGAGCCGATTAAAGAGAACTCCTTCAAAGATttcgttagggcatctccaacactgaccCGCAACCGGATACCGCATCGTCAACAAGAATACCCAGGAGCAAATTCCATTCCTGGCTCTGCCACTGAATGTGGAGAAGGTGCCTGCGAAGGGGAGGAGGGTGCACGTGGTAAAAAAAAGGCGGGTGTACGTGCCGAAGGAGTGGACGGGAGTTTGAAAGAgtagtttttttttcgaaaaagaggatgacccccggcctctgcatctgggatatacatacggccattttattgattattcttgagGACCTTACAAAATATAACAATAATATGTCTGAATACTCCATCTTGGCAGCAtctgccactactcctatccaaatgatgaagggatGCAAGCTGGGCCACATGCCcatacctctcacctaagcctaacatctaaagctggAGGCCCCGACCGGGCCATCTGCCGGGTCCGGGGCtcaaaccggtctgacgcactcacatgtgtcgtcgccgtcatcttccaccggttcatcttcagagcagattgaggtgacaaccttggcaggtcctccgccatcgacgccaccacgatgccaaacgacgaccttcacctacgcgagccttggcaggtcctccgtcattgacgccaccacgacgctaGCCGACGACCTCCACCAACGTGAttccatctccaagcaacggacaTAAATCCATGCTAGGAAAGGAACGCACCACCGTtgtcgcccaccacccacaagcgccacccaaccccaagATTCCCAAAGCGGCgtcttcaagaagggaacggcgccgtgagcgccgccgccgcccaacagagttagggctttcgcccgggaaaccaaggggaaggggaagtgaggagatcagtacataccgacgcctccaaggagggaaacgGCGCCCTCAGGCGTCGTCGGCGGCGTGGCCGGTCATGGCCGGCCATGGATTTCGCCTGAACTAGATCTCCGCCACCAGCAGCACCTCCTATACAGAACCGGCGACCAAGAGGAGCGCGGCCCGACCAGGCTGACCCGCACGCCGAACAGGGGAGGAAGGGATGCACCAGATCGCGCACACCGACCGCCGCAGAAGCAGCCGCcggccgccaacgaccaccggatccCGCCGCCTGCGCGGCCGGGACACCGGATCCATCACCCGCACGACTGTTAGCGGGCCGTGCCTTGCCAATggagccgccgctccagatccggggttccccccacaggagcagggcaaccgaggccccgcTGCCACCATCCTTGGCGCCTTGAGCTTGCCCGACGGCTGCCTCatgcggcggcgagggagggaggaggggagggggtgagGAGGAGTATCTGGAGTACCGTACACACGGCTTTCGCGATTATCCTCGACACTACCTCGTGTTGCATGCGCTACGTAGTACGTAGTACATACTCTGCTCTACTCTGCATATAATTGGAGTAACATGGCTCTCATTCTTGAATATATTTCTCTAGTACGTACATGATCACTTACATTTGCACATGCCTGCCGGGAGGACGGTCAACTGCGGTCGGCGGGTGTAATTTATGAAACTGGGTGTTGGGTGATCATGTAATGCAAATAGGTGGGAAATATTGGCTAACCCACCAAACGTTACGTGGGTTAAGTGGGATCCCAGTTTCCCACTTAACGCAAGACATTGTATGAGGGACAACTACAAAGCGTCACACTCTCAAATTACAACTACACCTACATCCAATACAAGGCATCGTATTCATCAGAATACCATGTGATTGGCTAAAACTACAAGACACATCAGAACAATTTATGGGCAGTCATCACTAAGCCGCATTTCTCTCGAACTACAAGCCACTATAATGTCAGTCATCATTAAGCTCCATTTCTCACAAACTTAAAGACTGAACTTGGTAGCAAGAGGAACAACAACACCCAGTGTGACACCAAATATACAACAAGAGATGGAGAACGCAAAACTTCTTTCATGCCACCAGAGCCTTTCTTTGTCATGCGCTTCTTGCCGCCACACGGATCCATTGGAATCGCAACTGGCAGAGGAGAAATGAGGCACCATTAACGATAAAATGGACAAAAGAGCATAAaaaatactccctccttcccaataTATAGGGCGTATTAGGAATTGCATGCAATTCCATAATATAAGGCGCACAGTTACATCCTCTGCTATCGATCGCTAGTTTTCAGGAAGAAAAAAATACGGCAACCACCCTCTTGTGCAGTTAGCTCGCACGAGCACGCACTCGTCTCTCTCTCCTTCAACCCATTCTGCCCACGAACCCACCTCCCCTGAACGACGGGCGCGGGAAGGAAATTCGCGGGGCGCTCTGGTCAGAGTTTTCGTTCCGTTTGGGGTTGGATCAGTCAAACATGACGTCAGAGCAGATCGTGGATGCCTTCCTCTGAGCGACGTGAACGGGGGCTGAAGTAATGAACGACGTACGTTAATTTTCGTGCTACAACCTAATACGCCCTACAtattgggaaggagggagtacaatacATTGTGATATAAAAGATTCAGAGCAGATGCAAGTTATTCTATAAAGCTACAGAGCAGATTCAACCATGGTACAGCACCGATTCAGCAAAAATATAATCTGATTCCcaactcaaaaagaaaaaaaattctataaatatttagAGTAGATTCTGTAGATAGAAAACTGAGAATTATAAGGTACAAGAGACATGAATAAACAACACAATTTCTTTGTGCTTCCAGTCCAAAGCACAAATGTATTGCAACCTCAACTACTTTTAACTCATTAGGACAATACAATGAAAGATCAGTATTCATCGATGTCCTAATGAGTTAAAAGTTTACCCCGGGACAGCAAAGAATGATTTTATCCACTATCTAGGTTTATTTTTGTTCCCAGCTTTACCTTTCCCATGACACAAAAAAGTGAACAAAGGACATCTCCTGGTCCAGGAAACCTCAAAATCATGGgttgaattcgtattcgaaagtaCATAGTTTGATGATGATTACTCCTCATTTATGGCATGGGAAATTACATCCAGTTGTGAAACAAACAATTAAGATCCTACATAGTAAATAAGCGAGCACAAAATTGAGTTCTGACTGCTACGAATTCCGTTTTCAGATACACTACAACACGGTTAAGAAATGGAGGCATTTTATTGAAGGCATAAAAAAAGTGCCTTAGATTATCTCTTTCAAAGGCGGTCTGGAGAAAATGCCTTCAAAGGTCCATTGATAGCAGGCACTTACGAAAAATGCCTCAAAAGATGCTCAATTAATGGCATTTAAAAAAAGTGCCGTCATATGGAATAGTATACAGGCGTTTTGCAAAAGGCCACAGGagatttagatgtgtttttagaaAACGCCGCAATTTCCCAAAGCACAAGGGGTATTTTGAAACTTTGCCAGCACATGTTTTGAAGGCGTTCTGGAGGAAAATGCCTCGAAATCTCAGTTAGATTTCCAAATCAGTCCCTATTGGATGGCATAAGTACATCAACAGCCTTCCACtcgtgcggcccagctggccagatgTACTACACATAAAACTACTTTTCTCTTCAAACAAAAGCAGGGTGGTGGAATGGTTTGCATTACCTTACTTCCTCTGTCTAGGTgggtaagtcatcttaggttgtgcaccgtgaccaaggaggaggagaaaacgagagaacttaatgttcatttgttaattaatagcattgcatgcaatgaactaaccactgcatgtcgtgtttggtagtctcaggtcattaaaagcatgcacaccccacatcttttattggttgatatgtcaagaaacaagaaacgaggtagaatttaatgcatcgtgcctaagtgttttgggattatttggttttcgtaagatgacttacatacctaaacggagggagtagaattaaCCCCAGGTCACTGGCTCGAGTCACGCTATTTACATTTTTTGCGCCAGCAACCACTAACTATTAGTCCCATACCGCCTACCAAGATAAAATTTAGCTGCTTTAAAAGGACAGCCGCGTATTGTCTCCTAAGAACTCTCCAACGTAAGCGAAAGTGACACGTGATTTAGTTTAGCTTAATTATGGTGGACGGACGGACGGGAATGGCTCAGAAAAATGGTGTTGAAATGTGACACGTGGGACATGATTGGGCCAGCCAGCCATGGGAAAAGGCCAGGCCCGGCCCGGCAAGTTGAGACGAGGTGGACCCGttgcgtatgtgtgtgtgtgtacgttTTATGTACTAACTGCAGTTTAAAGGCGTTTTGATAAACCGCCTCGAAGCACGGAGGCGTTCTTCAAAAGTTTCTAGCGTTTTTGTGAAACGCCTTGgtgcatttttggaggcacttttTAGGCTTTTAAAGGCATTTTTTAATGCCTCCTAATATCTACTGTGGTGTAGTGATACCAGCAATCAGGATCCTATATAGGAGCCAAGCAAGTAAAATTAACCAAAAAAAAAGAGCTTTCTTCCGAAAGAAAGTTAATAAAGAAAGAACCTGCTGTACTACTGATTCAATGACTTGTGGAGTATCATTCTATCAACACGCATACATAAATACATGGCCGTTGTCGATTAAGAAA is a window encoding:
- the LOC123042408 gene encoding oryzain alpha chain encodes the protein MRSLTTSLVAALLLLSARAAVAEPSTATPAPTACDDNYSCPEGTTCCCIYRQGDDCFTWTCCPLQGTTCCDDSYSCCPHDYGFCNTNLGTCLMGQDSPLSVKALKRTMAKPHWAFSSGPKTTMSESTQEFETCYNSDQISSIL